Proteins found in one Actinokineospora alba genomic segment:
- the rplK gene encoding 50S ribosomal protein L11, whose protein sequence is MPPKKKKLAAIIKLQITAGQANPAPPVGPALGQHGVNIMEFCKAYNAATESQRGTVVPVEISVYEDRTFDFKLKTPPAAKLLLKAAGVDKGSAEPHKVKVAKVTWDQVREIAETKKSDLNANDVEQAAKIIAGTARSMGITVE, encoded by the coding sequence ATGCCACCCAAGAAGAAGAAGCTTGCAGCGATCATCAAGCTGCAGATCACGGCGGGTCAGGCCAACCCGGCGCCGCCGGTCGGCCCCGCGCTTGGTCAGCACGGCGTCAACATCATGGAGTTCTGCAAGGCCTACAACGCCGCGACCGAGTCGCAGCGTGGCACCGTGGTGCCGGTCGAGATCTCCGTGTATGAGGACCGCACGTTCGACTTCAAGCTGAAGACCCCGCCCGCCGCGAAGCTGCTGCTCAAGGCCGCCGGTGTGGACAAGGGCTCGGCCGAGCCGCACAAGGTCAAGGTCGCCAAGGTGACCTGGGACCAGGTCCGCGAGATCGCCGAGACCAAGAAGTCCGACCTCAACGCCAACGACGTCGAGCAGGCCGCGAAGATCATCGCGGGCACCGCTCGCTCGATGGGCATCACGGTCGAATAA